One genomic segment of Danio aesculapii chromosome 15, fDanAes4.1, whole genome shotgun sequence includes these proteins:
- the LOC130242136 gene encoding signal peptide, CUB and EGF-like domain-containing protein 1, with translation MGYFCPQGQNSSQPANYICSSGYMCPPGSPVQFPCPVGTYQNLHGQAECLLCPARYFCAASDTVTGGTSIPVPCPAGYYCPPGSDSGVHFPCPVGTFNGQSGLSSKDQCVPCPPGKYCSSSGLDAPTGNCSPG, from the exons ATGGGCTACTTCTGTCCACAGGGTCAAAATTCCAGCCAGCCTGCCAACTACATCTGCTCATCTGGGTATATGTGTCCACCTGGCAGCCCTGTCCAGTTCCCTTGCCCGGTTGGGACTTACCAGAACCTCCATGGGCAG GCAGAGTGTTTGCTGTGCCCAGCTAGATATTTCTGTGCTGCTTCAGACACAGTAACAGGAGGAACCTCTATACCTGTACCATGTCCTGCAGGATATTACTGCCCTCCAG gctCAGACTCTGGCGTGCACTTCCCCTGCCCTGTGGGCACTTTTAATGGTCAGTCGGGCCTGTCCAGCAAGGATCAGTGTGTCCCCTGCCCTCCTGGTAAATACTGCAGTTCCTCTGGCCTGGACGCCCCTACAGGCAACTGTTCTCCAGGGTGA